A single Cygnus atratus isolate AKBS03 ecotype Queensland, Australia chromosome 11, CAtr_DNAZoo_HiC_assembly, whole genome shotgun sequence DNA region contains:
- the FOXB1 gene encoding forkhead box protein B1 yields the protein MPRPGRNTYSDQKPPYSYISLTAMAIQSSPEKMLPLSEIYKFIMDRFPYYRENTQRWQNSLRHNLSFNDCFIKIPRRPDQPGKGSFWALHPSCGDMFENGSFLRRRKRFKVVKSDHLAPSKPADAAQYLQQQAKLRLSALAATGTHLPQMSTYNLGVSQPSSFKHPFAIENIIAREYKMPGGLAFSTMQPMPAAYPLPNQLTTVGSSISTGWPHMYGSGMIDTATPISMASGEYGAYGVPIKPLCHGGQTLPAIPVPIKPTPAAVPALPALPAPIPTILSNSPPSLSPTSSQTATSQSSPATPSETLTSPAPALHSVAVH from the coding sequence ATGCCTCGCCCGGGCAGAAACACGTACAGCGACCAGAAGCCTCCCTACTCCTATATCTCCCTGACCGCCATGGCGATCCAGAGCTCCCCGGAGAAGATGCTGCCCCTGAGCGAGATCTACAAGTTCATCATGGACCGGTTCCCCTACTACCGGGAGAACACGCAGCGCTGGCAGAACTCCCTGCGCCACAACCTCTCCTTCAACGACTGCTTCATCAAGATCCCGCGCCGCCCCGACCAGCCGGGCAAAGGCAGCTTCTGGGCGCTGCACCCCAGCTGCGGGGACATGTTCGAGAACGGCAGCTTCCTGCGGCGCCGCAAGCGCTTCAAGGTGGTCAAGTCAGACCACCTGGCCCCCAGCAAGCCGGCCGACGCGGCGCAgtacctgcagcagcaggcgaAGCTGCGGCTCAGCGCCCTGGCCGCCACGGGCACCCACCTGCCCCAGATGTCCACCTACAACCTCGGCGTGTCGCAGCCGTCCAGCTTCAAGCACCCCTTCGCCATCGAGAACATCATTGCCCGAGAGTACAAGATGCCCGGGGGGCTCGCCTTTTCCACCATGCAGCCCATGCCGGCCGCCTACCCGCTCCCCAACCAGTTGACTACGGTGGGCAGCTCCATCAGCACGGGCTGGCCCCACATGTACGGCTCCGGCATGATCGACACCGCCACCCCCATCTCCATGGCCAGCGGCGAGTACGGTGCCTACGGCGTGCCCATCAAGCCGCTCTGCCACGGGGGGCAGACTTTGCCGgccatccccgtccccatcaAGCCGACCCCCGCCGCGGTgccggccctgcccgccctgcccgcgccCATCCCCACCATCCTCTCGAACTCGCCGCCCTCCCTCAGCCCCACGTCCTCGCAGACGGCCACCAGCCAGAGCAGCCCGGCCACCCCCAGCGAGACTCTGACCAGCCCGGCGCCCGCCCTGCACTCGGTGGCCGTGCACTGA